The nucleotide window AGCACCCTCTACTGCTTGCCACCCCTCACCCCACTTTATTCTCCTTATTAGCCTTTGTCCTAGCATGGcattatgtgtttgtttatttgtatgtgggccatcttccctaCTAGAATGTAATGGGTTGTATTTTCAGCCTTGGAACTGTGCTTGTGTTTGTGGGCTCAGAGCATGCCCATCCATGCCCTCGTGAGCTGTCTTGTTTATCCTCACTTCACTCTGAAAGAAGGGCAAGAGGGGAATCGTCATGCGTGCTCATCGATGGAATGGGAATATCCAGTTCTTAAGAACCTCAAGACACTCTTTCAAAGACAAGAATGCCCTGAGAGGGGATGCTGGGCAAACTTTCATTTAGTTCATGAAGTGATGACGTATAGACTTGCATCTTGGACTCCAGCATTGGAAGAGCTTATTCACTTTATGAGGCAGTACATCTTGCTACAAGACTTGATTGGCAACGATGTACTAAGTCAGCGTGTTTTAAGCATTTAAAATTCTTATCATCCTGGGCCAGCTCACAAGTGCACGTGTGGTGATATGAAGGAATGGTTTCATATATCCTTGGAAACTTGTCTTCCAAACCCAGTGGCCAAGGGAGTGGACCAACTAGCACAGATAACACTAAGAACCCTTTAGAATTCTTTGAGTACAGTTACATGGACATATATTCCCTTCCTGCCCACTACAATAATCTGAATTAGACATCTCAGAGAAAATGTATGCATAATAGTGCATATGATTTTTTACATTAAGTTGTTCTCAGAAGGGTGGGGTTACATAATAAACTTAGAGCAAATGCACTCATAACCCAGCTCTCAACTAGTAATTCTGTAGCCAGTCACAGaccccaaattatatttttataacatgtTTATTTGTGTACAAAATATGTTGTAATTTGTTGATGCATTGCAGCAAAATATTCTATCACATACAACAAAAATACACCTTTTGCTCCCTTTCCCCTGCCCTGAAAATGGCAACACTGTTTTGGCAGTTCAGCAGCTAAAATAAAGTGCTATTAATTAAGCAGTATTGGAATGTCTTCATTTGACAAATGTGATGTACAATTTCAGTACACAACCACATCTCTGCATTAGCTTTGCACAGACCTGGAAGCTCCACATTCCCAACACCTTCAGAAgatacaaatatttgtatatatatgtacacatgtatacACTGTATATGTAAAATGCCAACAAGCTTCCTTGTCCTTGTGAGTTTGTTGCATTGGGGtttatttcctctttctttccaatGTCAGTTTCACACCACTGGAATCTCAGAGTTCATCCGCAGGCACGGAGAGGCTCACCAAAGCCAGGCTTGTTGGGGGCATGGTGCTGGCGAGAAGACACTGGGGGAGCCCTTCAGACCTCACTGGGGGACCTGGAGCGGAAGGGCACTTTGGACTGGAAACAGCCACAGAACAGGAGCCACAGGGCGCGCTGGATCTCCTGGTTGCGGAAGGCATAGATGATGGGGTTGATCATGGAGTTGTaggtggcaggcagcagggtggCATAGGTGTAGATGGCCGGGTCCTCGTGGCTGCCCACCACGCAATAGATGGCGAAGGGCAGCCAGCTGGCGCCGAAAGTGCCCAGCACCACGGCCAACGTGCCCACGCCCTTTCTGGTGGCAGCGAGGTGGGGCGGCGCCAGACAGTGTTGCTGCAGCGCGATCTGGTGCGCGTGGCGCCACACCACCTGGCAGATGCGCACGTACAGATGCAGCATGATCCCGAAGACCGCAAAGAAGGCAGCGGAGAGCAGCGCCACGTGGCTGCGCGTCAGCGGGCGCACCACGCTGCAGGCGGCACGCTCTGCCAGGCAGTTCCAGCCGAGCACCGGCAGCAGCCCGAGGCCTAGGGACACCGTCCAGGTGGCGGCGAGCAGAAGGTGCACGCCTAACAGGGTCCGGCGCGAGTAATAGGTGAGCGCGTTGTACAGTGACAGGTAACGGTCCACTGTGATGGCCAGCAGGCTGCTCACCGAGGCGGCAAAGGAGGCCACGAGGAAGCCCACGGTGAGCAGGCTTACAGTCTCCGAGGGCACCAAGTACTGGAACACGAAGTGCAGGATGAGGCCACAGCCCGCCAGCAAGTCGGCGGTAGCCAGGCTGCCCACCAACACGAACATGGGCGTGCGCAGGGCCGGGGTGGACGCGATGAGCGCCACCACCAGCGCGTTCTCGCCCGCGATCACAGTCCCCGACACGCACAGCAGCACGTCCCATGGATTCACCGCGGGCAGCAGCAGTCCCGACGGGCCCGCCTGCAGCTGCGAGGACAGCTCCAGCGACCCGTTAGCGCCGGCGCCGCCTCCCAGTGCCGCGGCCGCCACAGGGGGTCCCCATTCCCTGGCGTCCGGCGCCCCTGCCACAGTGGCCGCAGCAGCCGCTCCCTCAgccgccaccgccaccacctGGGACTCGTTGAGCGAGGCGGCGCTGGCGTTCATCGCTGCCAGATGCTGCaccctgcagagagagggaggggaagggtcaGGGGCGCCCCGAGGCTGTCAGAGAACTTCCTGTGTGCAGGTCCCCTATAtgaatctggcccagcccaggaccccgGAGCAGATCCAGGAAGCAGCGGTTAAGTGCGAACCGCAAGCAAAGACCTGTTGAGTGAGTGCGCACGAAGTGCACGGCCTGAGAGTTTTTGCACAGATGTGCACAGGGACACTGCGCGCACACGCTCACTCGGGATGGTCCGTCAGTGTGCTTGTGTCTGCACACGCACTCCCGCACTCCCGCACTCCCGGAGGGGACGGTCAGCAGTGAGGGTGGGCCGCGGCCGGCACAGCGGGGCAGTCCCTAGGGCTGGGCGCGGTGCCGCTGTCCTTGGTGCTGAAAGCGAGGATTTCTGAGATCGCGGCGCCCGGAGAGCCCCGGAGCGCACAGAGACCCTTGAAAGGAGTTTGCGAGCGGAGAAGTTGGGGTGTGTGCCCGTGGGGTTTGGGTGCGGAGTCAAGCCTGGCTCCGTTTCTCAGGGAAGACCCGTCCCCGGGCTCTCCTACACCCCTCCGCTCCCCAACCACTGCAAGTCCCCCCAGGAGCCGGCAGCTCACCTGGGCAGTCAGGGCTCCAGCAGGTCACTGGTCATGGGCACCGTGGCTGGGCGCCGTGCTGCGCTCCCCGCGCACACAGAGCAGTTGCTGCAGGCGGTAGCCGGGCGGACGAGCTGGGAGCGCGGGCGCGTTAGCTATGCGGGCGCCGCCGCTAGTGAGACTCGGTCCTGGGCGGCGGAGGCTGCCGCGAGCAGCGCGCCCGCCGGAGATTGACAGGCAGGGCGCGGTGACGTCAGGCCGCTGTTCTCGGGTGCGAGCCGGGCGCTTGCTCTGCTCGTCCAGCCTGCCTTCCCCGTTTCCCGCCCCCAAGGGGGCCCAGAGGGTTCCAGGAGGGAGGAGAACCTCCAGGAAACGAATAAGGGAGAGAGAACGgtgagggagaaaggagggagggccGAGAGCGTGAGTTGGGAATAAGTGTGAGGGGCTGGTGGCGCCGGTCCTCCACACAGCCAGGGTCAAAGATCCccgggggaccaggaggaggaggggaaggacgACGAGGCCCGCGCGGTGAGGTGGGGGGAATGACCAGAGAGGAGCTCCTTTAAAAGTTAGAGTTGCTTGAAGGATGGGAacgaaggaaggaaagaaatgcgCCCTTGGACAGGGTGGCTATAGTATGGCCAGTTGAGAAGAGCCCAGGTGAAATGACTGTGGGAGTAGAGAAAAGATGGACAAAAAGGGGGACGGGTGCGTGTTTGAGGGACACACTCTCTGGTTTCTTTGGAGGCCACCTGTGCAATTTCTCCTCTGCCATGCTCTTTCTTGGACTCTACCCAGCAGAATTCAAGAGGCGCTCTGCCCAAGGTTTCCCAGTCTCAGTAGTGGATGGTGTGCCCTTGCTCTTTAATTAAAGACCGGCTCTGTGCCttgttaaaaaagaagaaaactgcaaAATACGATTTACTTTCCTGGCGACAGACTTTGCCCAGTTAATTAGTACCCTATAAACCAAATTACAGGACGAAAATAGTGGTAAGTCAGCTGCAGCAAAAATCAGTAGGCAGGAGTTTTATTTTCAGCCCAGTTAAATCATCCTTGTAGTTtaaaggtgttttgttttgtcaggAAAATACAAGCCCACTCATCTTCTTTCCCTTTTCTAATCAGCTAGAATCTTCAGTAACTGTACTTGGGCAAAGCTAAAACAATTGATTCCATCTAAAGCCCTGAAAGGAATGGTTGCACATGAACATGAGAGTGAGAGTTTGGTGCTGAGACCACAGCCATGGTTTTCAAAGATCACCAGGTCTGAATGAAGTGAAAATAGACATTTATTATAGGTGCAACCTCTTCCCCCATGTGCCTTTACTTTTCCTCTCACCCCAGAGACCACAACAAGAAGGAAACAGATACTGAGACTGTCCAAAGGGCTCACTCAGGGCTGCTCTCTTCAAACAAGAGGCCCCTGCCCAGACTGTTCATGCCTCAGCAGAGCTGAACTTGACTAGAGGGGAAAAGGTACACAGGAGAGTTCAATTCTTTGTGGCAGCTGCTGATGCGGTACCATAAAATGAGTTAGCACACAATctttgcatttggggagttaaaaaaaaattcacgtGCCACCATTTTCATGAACCCAAAACTTGGCTGAAGTTATGAGTTTCTAAAAAGAACCGTGCTGTGTTTCAGTACAAGACTGTCATCCAAGAATCAAGAGTGCTATTTCAGAGCTGTCAAGTGAGCTGTCAAAGCCGCAATAGCGTGTTaactgaaaacttcccaaatgactCGATTCCTCCTTAATGTCTAAATATGCTCCTTTCTGACTTGTGGCTGACAGTGGGGGGTTGAAACTGAACCCACCACAGGATCTTTGTTGATGTCCTCATGCTTTCACTACTGCCAGGAATGGACTTCTCAGTGGTTTCTAGAGGAAGACTGGGCATGTGGAATCCCGCATGTAAATAGGGTGGAGGGTTTGTAGACTGTCTTAGCTCACACCAGTCTCTCACATGCTAGACCAGGTCCTGAGAGTGAGTGGAATACATTCTTTGAAACTTCCCCTTTTTCCTCCAAGTTCACCTACCTCTTAGAAGGTAGAATATGGAAAAGGAGAGGCTGGACATTGTGGCTCAGCTGTTGAAGCTACTGCTTGCGATGCTGGAATTCCATGTGAggtactggtttgagaccagCGTGCTCTGCTTTACATCCAGTTTCCtgatactgtgcctgggaaagaagtggaagatagcccaagtgcttgggtctctgccacccatgtggagatctggatggagttcctggtttctggcttcagtctggcccagctctagccattgcagtcatttggaatgtgaaccaacagatggaagatctgcccctctcttcttcttttcctctctctctgtaaccctgcctttcaataaataaataaataaatacatccttttttttaaagctgggaAAGGATAAAGGCATGTTGTTGCCATTGCCTGCTTTGCCCATAGAACCTACACAAGTTCCTGCCCTTCTGGAACACTCAGCCTGTGAACCACGTGACAGTTTCATCCCCAGCCTGACAAGGGAGGAGGATGACACCTGACTTAAAGATAGACAAGATTAGACATCTGCTGGACAAGTGGCCAGATTGCTGTCTCTTGAACATTTGAACTAAGGGACATCGTAGCGATGGTCAGTCAGTGTTGGTTTCTGGACCTGAAAGATAGTGATAAGTTAAGGAGGTAGTCCCCCCGTGTGGCTTGGTGGGAAACGAGCAATCCGATGAAGCTGACTGCAGTGGAAGAATGAGGTAGATATGCATAGAAGAACAGAGGTGAAGGAGAGAAAATGGCTGAGAGATGGAGGGAGTTACTTCAGTTGCTGAaactctgagtcctggctctgaaaATTCAGACCCCTGGATGCCTTAAAGCTACCACTCTCACTGTACTCTCCGTCTACAACAAACTCTGCTAATTCTGACCTAAACTGGGGATTTTCTATTCTGTGAAACCTACATACTGTCCAAAACACATAACTAAATGAGTTATTCATCCTCCAGCTTGTCTAGTTCTGGTTATGTTTTGGCTCTTCAGTTTGCTGTCTGACTGGCAGTCACAGGTTGAACCCTGTGACTGTTATGACCAGCTCAGTGGTGTGTTCATTATATTTGCAGGTGCCTTGGTTCTTCTAATTCTAGCACTATCCACTCATATACATGAGGAAACTCCTTGTTTGAGCTTATGCCTGGAAATCAGAGCCTGCTAACCACTACTCTTATCCTGGCTGCCTTTGGTATCTCTTTCCCATCTCAGCCTACACCATCTTGTAAAGCTACCCATCTCTTCACCGCTCACCCAGTGATTCTGATTCATTTGATCTGCAGTGAGACCGATGAATTGTATTTTCCAATGACTATAAAGAAAAGCCAGTGTAGAGACCCTCATCTAAGCAATCATACAATCTCCCTGTCAGTTTAGTGTGCAGTGAAGCTCCAGAAATGATGGGTTACAGTTTGGAATAATTGCAGTAAAGGCATGCTGGCGACCATCCATCTCCTGGTCATGCAGAACCATTTCAAGCTTAATGCACTGGCCAGGCCTCCTCTGCAGACCTTTCATTTTCCACATTTGCATGACCCTCTTTCTGTCCCCTGCTGTAGGCTGACATTCATTTCTCTCTTGTCCCTGATGAACCCAGAGGCAGTTTCAGGGAGTACTAAACTCTGGTTGCTCTGTACCCTTTATTTTGCTGTAGATTTCAAGATGCTTCAAaatctgcctcttttctctgttCTGATCTCACAGTTACTTCCCAGGTGTGCTCTCTCCTAGCCCAGATCTTTTGCAGATCAATTGTTTTACAAAATCAGAGCTGTAGTCAAACTGTCTAGACTCTTATAAAACCCAACAAACATGGCAGACTAAAAAGTccgatctctctgtccctctctctattaGCATctgcatgcaaacacacacacacaaacacacacacacacacatatacacatacgcatacacacacacagttcttctTTGTCCTTACGGATGACTAATGTAATTTTCTACTGGGAAGCAGAAGTCTATCTGGTCGCACACAGGTACTTAGGCTGATGACTCAAGAAGACAGCAGGTGCATGGTGGGACGTATGAAGCTGGTTGTAAAGAAAGAGTGGCTCTAAAGAGATAGAAATCACAAATTTTACATTCTTTGTCCGGATCCAGAGCGCCAGATACAGTGAAATTTCTTGGGGACACACACTTATGCAGATGGATGCTACCCCAAATCTCTCCTTTTTGTCTGCTTCCACCTGCCCCTGAGTTTCCCATAGTTCTTCAACATCAGTGGTAGATTGCAATTTCCAAAAAAACCACACCCTCAACATTTGCAAACACATTAAGAATGTCTCTGCTTCAGGCCTGGTGAGGAGCCTCCCCTGCAAAGGGCTGGTGTC belongs to Oryctolagus cuniculus chromosome 5, mOryCun1.1, whole genome shotgun sequence and includes:
- the GPR6 gene encoding G-protein coupled receptor 6 is translated as MNASAASLNESQVVAVAAEGAAAAATVAGAPDAREWGPPVAAAALGGGAGANGSLELSSQLQAGPSGLLLPAVNPWDVLLCVSGTVIAGENALVVALIASTPALRTPMFVLVGSLATADLLAGCGLILHFVFQYLVPSETVSLLTVGFLVASFAASVSSLLAITVDRYLSLYNALTYYSRRTLLGVHLLLAATWTVSLGLGLLPVLGWNCLAERAACSVVRPLTRSHVALLSAAFFAVFGIMLHLYVRICQVVWRHAHQIALQQHCLAPPHLAATRKGVGTLAVVLGTFGASWLPFAIYCVVGSHEDPAIYTYATLLPATYNSMINPIIYAFRNQEIQRALWLLFCGCFQSKVPFRSRSPSEV